The following are encoded together in the Salinibacterium sp. UTAS2018 genome:
- a CDS encoding ABC transporter ATP-binding protein, with translation MSVMGTSGEERNDYTKDESRQIRQRSLRLLGSLIAPLRARVILTMIVVVVSTAAQVAGPALIAFGIDNALPALIEGNALPLGLTVGAYLLTGIVGASMIAWYTVLSARVSQAILFDLRKRVFLHTQRLSLEFHESYTSGRIIARQTSDLDAIRELLDSGINQLVQGALYMGFIAIAMFSLDWVSGVILFCALVPLAFLTRWFQVRSQLHFRATRTASAKLIVQFVETMTGIRAVKAFRKEERNREEFGGLVENYRDANARVIQLFGIFDPGLVLIGNVALAMILLVGGLRVSTGDLAIGALLGALLYARQFFAPAQEMAMFYNSYQSAAAALEKISGVLEERPTVADPTTPIDLRKAKGTVTFDGVEFAYNSEKVILPKFDLELPAGQTVAMVGTTGAGKSTLAKLISRFYDPSQGTVLLDGVDLRKLHPKDLRRAIVMVTQEAYLFSGNVADNIALGKPDATREEIIKAAKAVGAHEFIEALPNGYDTDVNKRGGRVSAGQRQLLSFARAFIADPVVLILDEATASLDIPSERLVQAGLQTLLADRTAVIIAHRLSTVAIADRVLVMEHGRVIEDGTPQELISGSGKFAQLHAAWRNSLV, from the coding sequence ATGAGCGTGATGGGAACCTCCGGCGAAGAGCGTAACGACTACACCAAGGACGAAAGCCGCCAGATTCGTCAGCGATCGCTGCGACTGCTCGGCTCGCTGATCGCACCCCTGCGCGCCCGCGTTATTCTCACGATGATCGTTGTCGTCGTGAGCACTGCAGCTCAGGTTGCAGGCCCCGCGCTGATCGCGTTTGGTATCGACAACGCTCTGCCCGCGCTCATTGAAGGCAACGCGCTACCGCTTGGGCTGACAGTGGGGGCCTATCTCCTCACGGGCATCGTCGGCGCCTCCATGATCGCCTGGTACACCGTGCTCAGTGCCCGCGTGAGTCAAGCGATTCTGTTCGATCTGCGCAAGCGAGTCTTCTTGCACACTCAGCGGTTGAGCCTCGAATTCCACGAGAGCTATACCTCGGGCCGCATCATCGCGCGCCAAACGAGTGACCTCGATGCGATTCGTGAACTGCTCGACTCGGGTATCAACCAGCTCGTTCAAGGTGCGCTCTATATGGGGTTCATCGCGATCGCCATGTTCTCGCTCGACTGGGTCAGCGGAGTCATTCTGTTCTGTGCCCTTGTGCCGCTGGCTTTCTTGACCCGCTGGTTCCAAGTGCGGTCACAATTGCACTTCCGTGCGACGCGCACTGCCTCCGCGAAGCTGATCGTGCAGTTTGTCGAAACCATGACCGGCATTCGCGCCGTGAAGGCATTCCGCAAAGAGGAGCGCAACCGCGAAGAGTTCGGCGGGCTCGTGGAGAACTACCGGGATGCCAACGCCCGCGTCATCCAACTGTTCGGAATCTTCGACCCGGGTCTCGTTCTCATCGGTAACGTTGCCCTTGCGATGATTCTCCTCGTGGGCGGTCTGCGAGTCTCCACCGGTGATCTTGCGATCGGCGCCCTGCTGGGTGCGCTGCTGTATGCCCGCCAGTTCTTCGCTCCGGCGCAAGAGATGGCAATGTTCTACAACTCGTACCAGTCCGCTGCGGCGGCCCTCGAAAAGATCTCGGGAGTGCTCGAAGAGCGCCCGACGGTGGCCGACCCCACGACGCCCATTGACCTGCGTAAGGCCAAGGGAACCGTGACGTTCGATGGTGTGGAGTTTGCTTACAACTCGGAGAAGGTGATTCTGCCGAAGTTCGATCTTGAGCTGCCGGCCGGTCAGACCGTCGCGATGGTGGGAACGACCGGGGCCGGCAAGTCAACGCTCGCCAAGCTGATCTCGCGGTTCTACGATCCCAGCCAGGGAACGGTACTACTCGACGGCGTAGACCTCCGCAAGCTGCATCCGAAAGATCTGCGGCGCGCGATCGTGATGGTCACGCAAGAGGCGTACCTGTTCTCGGGAAACGTGGCCGACAACATCGCGCTCGGCAAGCCCGATGCCACTCGCGAAGAGATCATCAAGGCAGCCAAAGCGGTGGGCGCGCACGAGTTCATTGAGGCGCTTCCCAACGGCTACGACACCGACGTGAACAAGCGTGGTGGCCGCGTGAGTGCCGGACAACGACAGCTGCTGTCGTTCGCTCGCGCGTTCATCGCCGACCCTGTCGTGCTGATTCTGGATGAGGCAACCGCGTCGCTCGACATTCCGAGTGAGCGTCTCGTGCAGGCTGGCCTGCAAACGCTGCTCGCCGATCGCACCGCTGTCATCATCGCGCACCGTCTTTCGACGGTCGCGATCGCTGACCGCGTGCTTGTGATGGAACACGGCCGCGTCATTGAAGACGGTACGCCGCAGGAACTCATTTCAGGCTCCGGCAAGTTCGCGCAATTGCACGCTGCTTGGCGTAACTCGCTCGTTTAG
- a CDS encoding DUF6350 family protein → MNRQLTLLFAAFEALLVVAIGIAIPLVPLTLLWGIHYGLAIDWTVFWRAAVDIWLVGHGADITVVLDPAVASTVGLPAASTPVTITMALLGFALLTLLLGVRAGRRVAETPHLLLGTLSSLATFGLASLVLTLSALHPVASPSLWQGIVLPTLVFALGLLIGSQIVSASNPVSGVIRRWISGWPAHVRTIVATSLRGGAIAAAALLAVASLVTTAAILTSFADIITLYEGLHTEVLGGVAVTIGQLALLPNIVVWAASWLVGPGFAIGTGSAVSPLATTLGPVPAIPLLGSLPGGELAFGFVGLLAPIVVGFLVAAMLGPRIAGELRRRELAIVAIGIGVVAAAIIGLLAWASAGSAGPGRLMDVGPEPWLVAAWAALEFSVAAGLGLLASARPERDNDGFAER, encoded by the coding sequence ATGAATCGCCAGCTCACCCTCCTCTTCGCCGCCTTCGAGGCGCTGCTTGTTGTCGCTATCGGGATCGCTATTCCGCTGGTTCCGCTCACGCTGTTGTGGGGCATCCACTACGGTTTGGCGATCGACTGGACAGTGTTCTGGCGTGCGGCAGTCGATATTTGGCTGGTCGGTCACGGCGCCGACATCACCGTGGTGCTCGATCCGGCCGTAGCAAGCACGGTTGGCCTTCCTGCCGCGAGCACTCCCGTCACGATCACGATGGCCCTCTTAGGCTTCGCGCTCCTTACGCTCTTGTTGGGGGTGCGTGCTGGTCGTCGGGTCGCGGAGACCCCGCATCTGCTCCTGGGCACGCTCTCATCCCTTGCAACGTTCGGTCTAGCCTCGCTCGTGCTGACCCTGTCGGCGCTGCACCCGGTGGCGAGTCCGTCGCTGTGGCAGGGAATCGTGCTTCCCACCCTCGTCTTCGCGCTTGGACTGCTCATCGGCAGTCAGATCGTGTCGGCTAGCAATCCTGTTTCGGGAGTCATTCGCCGCTGGATTAGTGGATGGCCGGCTCACGTTCGCACGATTGTCGCAACCTCGTTGCGCGGCGGTGCGATCGCGGCTGCCGCTTTGCTCGCTGTCGCGTCTCTGGTCACGACAGCGGCGATCCTCACGTCGTTCGCCGACATCATCACCCTGTATGAAGGACTTCACACCGAGGTTCTCGGCGGAGTTGCGGTCACGATCGGCCAGCTTGCTCTTCTGCCGAACATTGTCGTGTGGGCAGCCTCGTGGCTTGTGGGGCCGGGGTTCGCGATCGGTACCGGTTCTGCTGTGTCGCCGCTTGCGACGACTCTCGGGCCTGTTCCCGCTATTCCCCTCTTGGGCTCATTGCCCGGGGGCGAACTCGCTTTCGGTTTTGTGGGCCTGTTGGCTCCGATCGTGGTGGGGTTTTTGGTGGCCGCCATGCTGGGCCCGCGTATCGCCGGCGAGCTTCGTCGTCGCGAGCTGGCGATCGTTGCGATCGGAATCGGCGTCGTTGCTGCGGCCATTATCGGACTTCTGGCGTGGGCATCCGCGGGGTCTGCGGGTCCGGGGCGTTTGATGGATGTCGGTCCTGAACCCTGGCTAGTCGCAGCGTGGGCCGCTCTCGAGTTCTCGGTCGCGGCGGGGCTTGGCCTCTTGGCGTCCGCTCGCCCCGAACGCGATAACGACGGGTTCGCTGAGCGCTAG
- the dhaL gene encoding dihydroxyacetone kinase subunit DhaL codes for MSTSTISLDQLIAWLSRFRDLVTEKQSYLTELDSAIGDADHGSNMVRGMNAVVEKVGAEPATAADALLKSVGMTLVTSVGGASGPLYGTLFLRMGVNAGPVTELDAAALGASLRAGLEGVVARGKAEAGDKTMFDALAPALDAWDAAVADGADIAAAASAAFAAAEKGRDATEPLVARKGRASYLGERSAGHLDPGATSSTLLLQALAETVAS; via the coding sequence ATGTCTACAAGCACCATCTCTCTCGACCAACTGATCGCCTGGCTTTCGCGGTTTCGCGATCTCGTTACCGAGAAACAGAGCTATTTGACCGAACTTGATTCGGCCATCGGCGACGCTGACCACGGCTCCAACATGGTTCGCGGAATGAATGCGGTAGTCGAGAAGGTTGGTGCAGAGCCCGCGACCGCCGCGGACGCACTGCTGAAGTCCGTCGGAATGACTTTGGTAACGTCCGTCGGCGGCGCGAGCGGCCCGCTCTACGGCACGCTGTTCTTGCGCATGGGCGTCAACGCTGGCCCCGTCACCGAACTCGACGCGGCCGCCCTCGGGGCGTCACTGCGAGCCGGTCTCGAGGGTGTTGTCGCTCGCGGTAAGGCCGAAGCGGGAGACAAGACTATGTTCGACGCGCTCGCCCCGGCATTGGATGCGTGGGATGCTGCTGTCGCTGACGGTGCAGATATCGCCGCTGCGGCATCCGCAGCGTTCGCTGCTGCTGAAAAGGGTCGCGATGCGACCGAGCCTCTCGTTGCTCGCAAGGGTCGCGCGAGCTACCTCGGAGAACGTAGTGCTGGCCACCTCGACCCCGGTGCCACCTCGAGCACGCTGTTGCTTCAGGCGCTCGCCGAGACTGTAGCGAGCTGA
- a CDS encoding MGMT family protein has product MSTPSDDFVSRVLEVVESIPPGCVMTYGEVAATLGSRAARAVGTVMARYGSEVAWWRVIRSGGHPPIAHEDQALQHYEAESTPLKWMPDGGYRVNLRLARHRP; this is encoded by the coding sequence ATGTCCACCCCCAGCGACGATTTCGTGAGCCGCGTGCTCGAGGTTGTCGAGTCGATTCCGCCCGGGTGCGTGATGACGTACGGCGAGGTTGCTGCCACGCTCGGCTCAAGAGCCGCGCGCGCCGTCGGCACTGTGATGGCTCGCTACGGTTCTGAGGTGGCGTGGTGGCGCGTCATCCGTTCGGGCGGGCACCCACCCATTGCCCACGAAGACCAGGCGCTCCAACACTACGAGGCCGAATCAACGCCGCTGAAATGGATGCCCGACGGCGGGTATCGCGTCAACCTGAGGCTGGCGCGACACCGGCCCTAA
- the ddaH gene encoding dimethylargininase, giving the protein MISVGRRFAAAFISGLAVAGTVYIATGLVFFTANGAAAENLLAIGEYFLPMALVLFVLYSLAATLEINRYWYTAAVTGLVLGVAAAFFGTALGIIATGAEWNPEAVAFILATLLGTNLIFVVATIIAAITVGRRVWAALAVPALQPTTLTALVRAPSSRMAEGELTHLDRVPVDAELADAQWEGYVAALQANGFETIEVPAADELADSVFIEDIVVMFGDVAVLTSPGAESRQAETDAVRASLEDLTLELHEITQPGTLDGGDVLKVGSTVYVGRGGRTNAEGIRQLRSIVTPLGYTVIAVPIEKVLHLKSGVTALPDGTIIGYPDLVDNVDVYDRFLAVPEAEGAAVVVLSDDAVLMSSSAPKTAALIENLGYRVVTVDVSEFEKMEGCVTCLSVRIR; this is encoded by the coding sequence ATGATCAGTGTGGGACGGCGCTTCGCCGCAGCTTTTATTTCAGGACTTGCCGTTGCCGGCACTGTCTACATCGCGACCGGTTTGGTGTTCTTCACCGCCAACGGGGCGGCGGCAGAGAACCTGCTGGCGATCGGCGAATACTTCTTGCCGATGGCCCTTGTGCTGTTTGTGCTGTATTCCTTGGCGGCAACCCTGGAAATCAACCGCTACTGGTACACGGCTGCGGTCACCGGCCTCGTGCTGGGTGTCGCTGCCGCGTTCTTCGGCACTGCGCTCGGCATTATCGCCACCGGCGCTGAATGGAATCCGGAGGCCGTTGCCTTCATTCTGGCCACGCTGCTCGGTACCAACCTTATTTTTGTCGTCGCCACGATCATCGCTGCAATCACCGTCGGGCGCCGAGTGTGGGCTGCCCTCGCCGTTCCGGCGCTTCAGCCGACCACGCTCACCGCTTTGGTTCGGGCGCCGTCGTCGCGCATGGCTGAGGGCGAACTCACGCACCTCGATCGCGTGCCCGTCGATGCCGAACTCGCGGACGCCCAGTGGGAGGGCTACGTTGCGGCTCTCCAAGCAAACGGTTTCGAGACGATCGAAGTGCCCGCCGCTGATGAACTGGCCGACTCTGTCTTTATCGAAGACATCGTCGTCATGTTCGGAGACGTCGCCGTGCTCACGAGTCCCGGCGCTGAAAGCCGCCAGGCTGAGACCGATGCCGTTCGGGCCAGCCTCGAAGATTTGACGCTCGAGTTGCATGAGATCACGCAGCCGGGAACGCTCGATGGTGGCGACGTGCTCAAGGTGGGCTCCACGGTGTACGTCGGCCGTGGTGGTCGCACGAACGCCGAAGGCATCCGCCAACTCCGTTCGATCGTTACTCCGCTCGGTTACACCGTGATCGCTGTTCCCATCGAGAAGGTGTTGCACCTCAAGAGCGGTGTGACAGCCCTTCCCGACGGCACGATCATCGGGTACCCCGATCTCGTCGACAACGTGGACGTCTACGACCGTTTCTTGGCTGTGCCCGAGGCAGAAGGCGCGGCGGTTGTCGTGCTGTCGGATGACGCTGTTCTCATGTCATCGTCGGCGCCCAAGACTGCGGCGCTCATCGAAAACCTTGGGTACCGCGTCGTGACTGTTGACGTGTCAGAGTTTGAGAAGATGGAGGGCTGCGTCACGTGCCTTTCCGTTCGAATTCGCTGA
- a CDS encoding ABC transporter ATP-binding protein, whose protein sequence is MPHIYLGMAAALAAGIVALLIPQVLRSLVDGPLQSGDSSEIWPAFFIVLGLGIVEAIMIALRRYFVLTPGTHVEARMRNTLYMTLQHLPVSFHDRWPSGQLLSRAVSDLNLIRRWLSFGLVLLVVNVLTIIVGLLFLVNISWVLGVIFIVTSIPLWVYGYVFEKKYSIVARRSQDQTGDLATAVEESVHGIRVLKAFGRGKHALVGFSAQAESLRGTEIEKARAIAGIWLWLLLVPDVMFALGLLGGVWLVVEGNISAGDLVAFFATATVLRFPVESIGFLLSMTFDARTAADRFFEVMDSENPITDPDNPETITESKGHLKFTNVHFRYPDSPANVPDLVNGVDLSIEPGETMALVGLTGSGKSTITALTTRLYDVTGGSISIDGVDIRNLTLLELRRHLAMAFEDATLFSSSVRENVLMGRPDSTEEQLREALSIAQADFVYELPNGLDTLVGEEGLSLSGGQRQRLALARAVAARPAVLVLDDPLSALDVDTETLVQSALGKVLSSTTALIVAHRPSTVMLADRVALLQDGKVTAVGKHSDLLATSDHYRYVISSLEEEEQEVSS, encoded by the coding sequence ATGCCCCATATCTACCTCGGAATGGCAGCGGCGCTAGCGGCTGGCATCGTGGCACTGCTGATCCCGCAGGTGCTGCGTTCGCTCGTGGATGGCCCCCTGCAATCGGGGGACTCTAGCGAGATCTGGCCCGCCTTCTTCATCGTTCTCGGGCTCGGTATCGTCGAAGCGATCATGATCGCACTGCGGCGGTATTTCGTGCTCACGCCGGGCACCCACGTAGAGGCGCGCATGCGCAACACCCTCTACATGACTCTGCAGCACTTGCCGGTGAGCTTCCACGACCGTTGGCCGAGTGGCCAGCTATTGTCGCGTGCCGTCAGCGACTTGAACCTCATCCGTCGCTGGCTGTCGTTCGGTCTGGTGCTGCTCGTGGTCAACGTGCTCACGATCATCGTGGGGCTGCTCTTCCTCGTGAATATCTCGTGGGTCCTCGGCGTGATCTTCATCGTCACCTCGATTCCGCTCTGGGTGTACGGCTACGTCTTTGAAAAGAAGTACTCGATTGTGGCTCGCCGCAGTCAAGACCAGACCGGTGACTTGGCAACGGCTGTCGAGGAGTCAGTTCACGGCATCCGTGTGCTGAAGGCTTTTGGTCGCGGCAAACATGCGCTCGTCGGATTCTCGGCTCAGGCTGAGAGCTTGCGCGGCACCGAGATCGAGAAGGCTCGTGCCATTGCAGGCATCTGGCTGTGGCTATTGCTCGTTCCTGATGTCATGTTCGCGCTCGGTCTGCTGGGCGGTGTCTGGCTTGTTGTCGAGGGAAATATTTCTGCTGGTGACCTGGTCGCGTTCTTTGCGACGGCGACCGTACTGCGCTTCCCCGTTGAGTCGATTGGCTTCCTGCTGTCGATGACGTTCGATGCGCGTACCGCTGCCGACCGTTTCTTTGAAGTGATGGACTCCGAAAACCCGATTACGGATCCTGACAACCCCGAAACGATTACGGAGAGCAAGGGGCACCTGAAGTTCACCAATGTGCACTTCCGTTACCCGGATTCGCCCGCGAACGTTCCTGACCTCGTGAACGGTGTCGACCTCAGCATCGAGCCCGGGGAGACGATGGCTCTTGTCGGTCTGACCGGATCGGGTAAATCGACGATCACCGCCCTCACCACACGGCTGTACGACGTGACCGGCGGTTCGATCAGCATCGACGGTGTCGACATCCGCAACCTCACGCTGCTTGAGTTGCGGCGGCACCTCGCCATGGCGTTCGAAGATGCCACCCTGTTCTCGTCGAGTGTGCGTGAAAACGTGCTGATGGGTCGCCCGGATTCAACCGAAGAACAACTGCGCGAAGCGCTCAGCATCGCTCAAGCCGACTTCGTCTACGAACTGCCCAACGGGCTGGACACCCTCGTCGGGGAAGAAGGCCTGAGCCTCTCCGGTGGTCAGCGCCAACGTCTCGCGCTCGCTCGCGCCGTAGCAGCGAGGCCCGCGGTGCTCGTTCTCGACGATCCGCTGTCTGCACTCGATGTCGATACCGAAACCCTCGTCCAATCTGCACTGGGCAAGGTGCTGAGCTCCACCACGGCGCTCATCGTCGCACATCGACCCTCGACGGTGATGCTCGCCGACCGCGTTGCTCTTCTTCAAGACGGCAAGGTCACCGCCGTCGGAAAACACTCTGATCTGCTGGCAACCAGCGACCACTACCGGTATGTCATATCCAGTCTCGAAGAGGAAGAACAGGAGGTCAGCTCATGA
- the dhaM gene encoding dihydroxyacetone kinase phosphoryl donor subunit DhaM yields MIGIVVVSHSPALARAAVDLALEMVGETPPPIAIAAGAGDGIIGTDAVKVAEAIDEVASGDGVLVFMDLGSAVLSGTMATEFMTTTDEVRLTDAPFVEGLIAAIVLANAGASLDEVDREARAAMGPKQSQLADQGGAAPAAESNPNAAGVAAAVVAAVAPAAPAAPEATTAGPAEITTDATLVNPDGLHARPASLIVQALAGMDATLTITDVTAGKGPVSAKSLIGIMSLGAAKDHVLRFTATGDAAQQAIDTLVTMTADGFGELAS; encoded by the coding sequence GTGATCGGCATTGTGGTGGTGAGCCACAGCCCGGCGCTCGCGCGGGCCGCGGTGGATCTCGCCCTAGAAATGGTGGGGGAGACCCCGCCGCCGATCGCTATTGCAGCCGGCGCCGGCGACGGCATTATCGGTACGGACGCCGTAAAGGTCGCCGAGGCAATCGACGAGGTTGCCAGCGGCGACGGCGTTCTCGTCTTCATGGATCTCGGGTCTGCGGTGCTGAGCGGCACCATGGCCACCGAGTTCATGACGACGACCGACGAAGTTCGACTGACGGATGCTCCCTTCGTGGAAGGTCTCATCGCCGCGATTGTGCTCGCTAACGCCGGCGCATCGCTCGACGAGGTTGACCGCGAAGCTCGAGCTGCCATGGGCCCGAAGCAGAGCCAGCTTGCCGATCAGGGCGGTGCTGCGCCAGCGGCGGAATCGAATCCGAACGCTGCCGGAGTTGCTGCTGCCGTTGTTGCTGCCGTTGCTCCTGCTGCTCCCGCTGCTCCGGAGGCGACGACGGCCGGCCCCGCCGAAATTACAACGGACGCTACGCTCGTCAACCCTGATGGCTTGCATGCACGACCGGCATCTCTCATCGTGCAGGCGCTCGCGGGAATGGACGCGACGCTCACGATCACCGACGTTACCGCGGGCAAGGGGCCGGTCTCGGCGAAGAGTCTGATCGGAATTATGTCGCTCGGGGCAGCTAAGGATCACGTTCTGCGGTTTACAGCCACGGGTGATGCTGCGCAGCAGGCAATCGACACTCTCGTAACCATGACGGCCGATGGTTTTGGGGAACTCGCGAGCTAA
- the purN gene encoding phosphoribosylglycinamide formyltransferase, with protein sequence MLTLVVLISGGGSNLAALLEAAESADFPARVIAVGADRVADGLDHAEHYGIPTFSVAMSNFENRDTWGDELLEQIQFWNADLVVLSGFMKLLPPRVVEALSPNIINTHPAYLPEFPGAHAVRDALAAGATQTGASVIKVDNGVDSGPIIVQERVAIEPGDTEEHLHARIKPVERRLLVQTIEDIATNRINLKEL encoded by the coding sequence GTGCTCACACTCGTTGTCTTGATTTCCGGGGGCGGGTCTAACCTCGCTGCCCTGCTCGAAGCGGCCGAGAGTGCCGACTTTCCCGCTCGTGTCATCGCCGTCGGCGCTGACCGCGTTGCTGACGGGCTCGACCATGCCGAGCATTACGGCATCCCCACCTTCTCAGTGGCGATGTCCAACTTCGAAAACCGCGATACGTGGGGCGACGAACTGCTCGAGCAGATTCAGTTCTGGAACGCCGACCTCGTGGTGCTGAGCGGCTTCATGAAGTTGCTGCCGCCGCGAGTGGTTGAAGCGCTCTCGCCCAACATCATCAACACGCATCCGGCGTACCTTCCCGAGTTCCCGGGAGCCCACGCGGTTCGCGATGCTCTAGCCGCTGGGGCGACCCAGACCGGTGCCAGTGTTATCAAGGTCGACAATGGTGTCGATAGCGGTCCGATCATCGTGCAAGAGCGCGTGGCTATCGAGCCCGGAGATACCGAAGAACATCTGCACGCCCGCATCAAGCCGGTAGAACGGCGCTTGCTTGTGCAGACGATCGAAGACATTGCCACTAATCGCATCAACCTAAAGGAACTCTGA
- the purH gene encoding bifunctional phosphoribosylaminoimidazolecarboxamide formyltransferase/IMP cyclohydrolase, which translates to MSGPSHNPADFRERNVVPIRRALISVSDKSRLLDLAGALADAGVELVSTGSTAKTIAEAGYDVTEVSSVTGFPESLDGRVKTLHPAVHAGILADLRLESHEAQLADLGIKAFDLVVVNLYPFVATVASGAAPTDIVEQIDIGGPAMVRASAKNHANVAIVTSPDSYDEIMAAAAGEGTTFAQRYALASAAFVHTAAYDTAVSQWFLTGALLGENADAAASAPTLPEHLTVAADQLAVLRYGENAHQEAALYGVAAQPGIAQATQLGGKEMSYNNYVDADAALRAAFDHETPAVAVIKHANPCGIATAASIADAHVLAHACDPISAYGGVIAANGIVTKAAAESIAPIFTEVVVAPGFEPEALEILKAKKNLRLLQLPEGYARGNRELRQISGGMLVQELDAHFSPASSWTLAAGDAADAATLADLEFAWRAVRAVKSNAILLADGGASVGVGMGQVNRVDSCQLAISRAGDRAKGSVAASDAFFPFADGLQLLLDAGVRAVVQPGGSIRDEEVIAAAIEAGVTMYFTGERHFFH; encoded by the coding sequence ATGAGCGGCCCTAGCCACAATCCTGCCGATTTCCGCGAACGCAACGTTGTTCCGATCCGCCGCGCGCTCATTTCGGTGAGTGACAAGTCGCGCCTGCTCGACCTCGCTGGCGCCCTCGCCGATGCGGGAGTTGAACTGGTGTCGACCGGGTCGACAGCGAAGACGATTGCTGAGGCGGGCTACGACGTCACCGAGGTATCGAGCGTCACGGGCTTCCCCGAGTCGCTCGACGGCCGCGTCAAAACGCTGCACCCTGCTGTGCACGCCGGCATTCTGGCCGATCTCCGCCTCGAATCACACGAAGCTCAGCTCGCTGATCTTGGCATCAAGGCGTTCGACCTTGTCGTCGTCAACCTTTACCCGTTTGTCGCGACCGTGGCCTCGGGTGCCGCTCCGACCGACATCGTGGAGCAGATCGACATCGGTGGCCCCGCCATGGTGCGTGCCTCCGCCAAGAACCACGCCAACGTCGCGATCGTCACGAGCCCTGACAGCTACGACGAGATCATGGCGGCTGCAGCGGGGGAGGGCACGACTTTTGCCCAGCGTTATGCGCTTGCCTCGGCGGCGTTCGTCCACACCGCGGCCTATGACACCGCCGTGTCGCAGTGGTTCCTGACCGGTGCGCTGCTGGGCGAGAATGCGGATGCCGCGGCATCCGCCCCCACTCTTCCCGAGCACCTCACGGTTGCGGCCGACCAGCTCGCCGTACTGCGCTATGGCGAGAACGCCCACCAAGAAGCCGCCCTGTACGGTGTCGCTGCCCAGCCCGGAATCGCCCAGGCCACGCAGCTCGGTGGCAAAGAGATGTCGTACAACAACTACGTGGATGCCGACGCCGCCCTGCGCGCCGCCTTCGACCATGAGACTCCTGCGGTCGCCGTCATCAAGCACGCTAACCCGTGCGGAATTGCCACCGCGGCCAGCATCGCGGACGCTCACGTTTTGGCGCACGCCTGCGACCCGATCTCGGCCTACGGCGGAGTGATCGCGGCCAACGGAATCGTCACGAAGGCTGCTGCTGAGTCGATCGCCCCGATCTTCACCGAGGTTGTTGTTGCTCCCGGCTTTGAGCCTGAAGCACTCGAGATATTGAAGGCCAAGAAGAACCTGCGCTTGCTGCAACTGCCTGAGGGCTACGCCCGCGGCAACCGTGAACTGCGCCAGATCTCAGGCGGCATGCTCGTGCAAGAACTCGACGCGCACTTCTCGCCGGCATCATCGTGGACGCTCGCGGCCGGAGACGCGGCCGATGCTGCGACACTCGCCGACCTTGAGTTCGCGTGGCGTGCCGTTCGCGCTGTGAAGTCGAACGCTATTTTGCTGGCTGACGGCGGAGCATCCGTGGGTGTCGGTATGGGGCAGGTCAACCGCGTTGACTCGTGCCAACTGGCGATTTCGCGGGCGGGGGATCGGGCCAAGGGTTCGGTTGCGGCCAGCGACGCCTTCTTCCCCTTCGCTGATGGGCTGCAGCTTCTGCTCGATGCCGGAGTGCGTGCGGTCGTTCAACCTGGTGGCTCCATTCGCGATGAAGAGGTCATTGCTGCAGCGATCGAAGCTGGCGTGACGATGTACTTCACCGGAGAGCGCCACTTCTTTCACTAA